The nucleotide sequence AGGCCTGCGTGCGCCCTCGTGGAGGTGATGTGTCACCGCGAGCCGATCGCGGGATCCGAGGCACTGTCACGGACACCTCTCGCAAGGAGTCAGCCCATGAAGACTCGATGGCGTACCGCGGTGGCGTATGGCGCCGCCGCAGGTCTGCTGGTCACGAGCGTCGCAGCGGCGTTCGCGGGCCAGGCACCGGAAGGGGCCGGCGATCCGGTCGCGGCGTCGGATCCGGCGCCGCAGGTGCGCGCCGCCGCCGCGGCCGAGAACGGCTACCGCAACGTCGGCTACTTCACCCAATGGGGAATCTACGGCCGCGACTTCCTGGTCCAGGATCTCGACCTCAGCGGCGCGGCGTCAGACCTCACCCACATCAACTACGCGTTCGCGAACATCCACCCGGACACGCTCACCTGTTTCGAGGCCAACCGGCCGAACGGGCCGAAGGACTCGCCGGCCGAAGGCGACTACGCCGGTGACGCCTGGGCCGACTACGGCCGCGGGTTCGCCGCCGGCGACTCCGTCGACGGGGTCGGTGATACCTGGGACCAGCCGCTGGCCGGGAACTTCAACCAGATCAAGGAACTGAAGGCGAAGTACCCGCACCTCAAGGCGCTGGTCTCGATCGGCGGCTGGACCTGGTCGCGGCACTTCTCCCGGGCCGCCGCCACGCCCGAGAGCCGGCAGCGGTTCGTGTCGTCCTGTATCGACACCTTCCTGCGCGGCAACCTGCCGGTGATCGACGGACGGGGCGGGCCGGGCTCGGCCGCCGGCGTCTTCGACGGGTTCGACATCGACTGGGAGTGGCCCGGCGTGCCGGAGGAGCTTCAGCACCCCGGCAACCACTGGTCGCCGAACGACAAGGAGAACTTCACCGCGCTGCTGGCCGAGTTCCGCCGTCAGCTCGACGCGCTGGGCGGCCAGACCGGCGAGACGTACGAACTGAGTGCCTTCCTGCCGGCCAACCCCGTCCTCATCGACGCGGGCTGGGACGTCACCCAGATCTTCGACTACCTCGACTTCGGCAACGTGCAGGGCTACGACCTGCACGGCACCTGGCGGCCGGACCTTGCCGGTCACCAGGCCAACACCAACGACGACCCGGCGAACCCGCTCCCGGACGGCCAGCGGTTCAGCGTCGACGCGGCGATGAGCTACTACGTCGACCGTGGCGTGCCGCCGGCGCAGCTCACCATGGGCATCCCGCTGTACGGCCGTGGCTGGACCGGGGTCACGGACGGCGGGACACACGGAGCGTGGCAGCCGGCGACGGGCGCGGCGCCGGGCGAGTTCCCCGAGGAGCCGGGGACCGACCGCTACCGCAACCTGCGCGGCGGCCAGATCTACCACGACGAGGACGTCCTGGCGTCGTGGTCGTACGACGGCACCGAGTTCTGGTCCTTCGACGACCCGTGGCTGGTGGACAAGAAGGCCGACTACGTCACCGCCGGCGGCTTCGGCGGCGCGATGTGGTGGGACCTCGCCGGCGACTATCAGAACGAGCTGGTCGGCCTGATGGGGTCGCGGCTGGCGACCGGCGGCGATCCGGGCGGCGGCGACGAGAACGGCGACGTCTCCGGTGGTGACGTGTCTGGCGGCGACGAGTCAGGCGGCGACGTGACCGGCGGCGACGACGGCGGGCCGGGCGACTGCACGGCGCCGGCCTGGAGCGCGTCCACGGTCTACGTCGGCGGCAACCAGGTGTCGCACAACGGGCACCACTGGACCGCGCGGCACTGGACCCAGGGCGACACGCCCGCGGCCAGCGAGTGGGGTCCGTGGCGCGACGACGGAG is from Jiangella alkaliphila and encodes:
- a CDS encoding glycosyl hydrolase family 18 protein, whose protein sequence is MKTRWRTAVAYGAAAGLLVTSVAAAFAGQAPEGAGDPVAASDPAPQVRAAAAAENGYRNVGYFTQWGIYGRDFLVQDLDLSGAASDLTHINYAFANIHPDTLTCFEANRPNGPKDSPAEGDYAGDAWADYGRGFAAGDSVDGVGDTWDQPLAGNFNQIKELKAKYPHLKALVSIGGWTWSRHFSRAAATPESRQRFVSSCIDTFLRGNLPVIDGRGGPGSAAGVFDGFDIDWEWPGVPEELQHPGNHWSPNDKENFTALLAEFRRQLDALGGQTGETYELSAFLPANPVLIDAGWDVTQIFDYLDFGNVQGYDLHGTWRPDLAGHQANTNDDPANPLPDGQRFSVDAAMSYYVDRGVPPAQLTMGIPLYGRGWTGVTDGGTHGAWQPATGAAPGEFPEEPGTDRYRNLRGGQIYHDEDVLASWSYDGTEFWSFDDPWLVDKKADYVTAGGFGGAMWWDLAGDYQNELVGLMGSRLATGGDPGGGDENGDVSGGDVSGGDESGGDVTGGDDGGPGDCTAPAWSASTVYVGGNQVSHNGHHWTARHWTQGDTPAASEWGPWRDDGACSGEGGTTGNASGSDDGTDVGTATGTETGGDNGGPTTACTAPAWNASTVYVGGNQVSHGGHHWTARHWTQGDTPAPSEWGPWRDDGPCSGGTDTGTDTGSDTGTDTGTDTGAEAGSDTGTEDGDPGDPGDPGDRWLTGYWHNFNNGSTVLRVSQVPAAYNLLAIAFADNLAGTPGGITFNLDSGGLGGYTVAQFKADVAARQAAGGTVVISVGGQNGNVSVTNATEAANFAQSTHALMQEYGFDGVDIDLEHGINATYMEQALRQLRNLAGPGLIITMAPQTIDFQAPTFEYYKLALAIRDILTIVNMQYYNSGTMLGCNQQVYAQGTVDFLTALACIQLEAGLAPHQVGLGLPATSQAAGGGYQSPSNVTAALDCLATATRCGSFVPSDPWGPIGGAMTWSVNWDATNGYQFANTLGAYLGTG